The following coding sequences lie in one Chloroflexota bacterium genomic window:
- a CDS encoding DUF4115 domain-containing protein has protein sequence MQERQRIGETLRAARLAKGVSLEEAAAATRIRRSALQALESDDFDSLPASVYTRGFLVNYARYLGLIAEDIAEEFDRQERDSTETSVEESQEEPARRSSLFSLKILLAFASMIALGVILNFVYEEYLSAGPAPTVVESEPTPTTEPTPLVRVPPLRTPSPIPTPELPPTPTPVIDSGVNVTLRSTTQQAWLSVSADDEVIYVNTIGPETDQGTEPLTWSATESISITFGRTGGVEITVNGSEVGPLLESQNAVVFEAVRSDDGELVIAVNGTPVPASE, from the coding sequence ATGCAAGAGCGCCAGCGAATTGGAGAGACGCTACGCGCGGCGCGGTTGGCGAAGGGTGTCTCGTTAGAGGAGGCTGCTGCAGCCACGCGCATCCGCCGATCCGCATTGCAGGCGTTAGAGTCAGATGATTTCGATTCACTTCCTGCATCGGTTTACACCCGTGGGTTTCTGGTCAATTATGCCCGTTACCTGGGACTGATTGCGGAAGACATTGCTGAAGAATTCGATCGCCAAGAACGCGATAGTACAGAGACTTCTGTGGAAGAGTCGCAGGAGGAGCCGGCTCGACGTTCTTCTCTGTTCAGCTTGAAGATATTGTTGGCTTTCGCGTCCATGATCGCTCTCGGTGTGATTCTTAACTTTGTCTACGAGGAGTACTTGTCGGCAGGCCCCGCGCCAACGGTCGTAGAGAGCGAGCCTACTCCGACGACCGAACCGACACCGCTGGTCCGCGTACCGCCACTCCGCACCCCTTCCCCTATTCCTACACCTGAGCTGCCACCTACTCCGACACCCGTCATAGATTCCGGCGTCAACGTAACCCTGCGGTCCACAACCCAGCAGGCTTGGCTCAGTGTTTCGGCAGATGATGAAGTCATCTACGTAAACACGATCGGCCCAGAGACCGACCAAGGTACAGAGCCGCTGACGTGGTCGGCAACGGAGAGCATCTCTATCACGTTTGGACGCACCGGTGGGGTCGAGATTACCGTCAATGGCAGCGAAGTCGGCCCCTTGCTTGAAAGCCAGAATGCCGTGGTCTTCGAGGCCGTCAGATCAGATGACGGAGAATTAGTGATCGCCGTGAACGGTACGCCGGTTCCCGCTTCGGAATAG
- the pgsA gene encoding CDP-diacylglycerol--glycerol-3-phosphate 3-phosphatidyltransferase: protein MPVGYATQLTLLRIALAPLIMFLVIWGEGTPRWYWLAAALLALGAATDWLDGFVARRSATVTSVGASLDLVADKVLVVVVLISLVQVELLPGWWAAVVVSREMAVTGLRAQAAEKGASIPAGRVGKLKTGVTFIALLVLLVWQGIVSDILLWLALALTVYSGGEYMYSGIRKIREASSAKATHSPT, encoded by the coding sequence ATGCCCGTTGGCTATGCTACGCAGTTGACGCTGTTACGCATCGCGCTTGCGCCGCTCATCATGTTTCTCGTCATTTGGGGCGAGGGCACGCCGCGATGGTATTGGCTGGCGGCGGCATTGCTTGCGTTAGGAGCGGCGACGGATTGGCTGGACGGATTTGTGGCGCGCCGCAGCGCTACCGTCACGTCAGTTGGGGCATCACTCGATCTCGTGGCGGACAAAGTCCTCGTTGTCGTCGTCTTGATTTCCCTCGTGCAGGTAGAGCTCTTGCCCGGCTGGTGGGCGGCGGTAGTTGTCAGCCGGGAGATGGCCGTGACCGGCCTCCGCGCACAAGCTGCCGAGAAAGGCGCTTCCATTCCGGCGGGACGCGTCGGCAAACTGAAGACCGGTGTAACGTTCATCGCGTTGCTCGTGTTGCTCGTCTGGCAAGGCATCGTGAGCGACATTCTCCTCTGGCTTGCCTTGGCTCTCACCGTTTACTCCGGAGGAGAGTACATGTATAGCGGAATTCGCAAGATTCGGGAAGCAAGCAGCGCCAAGGCAACGCATTCTCCAACTTAG
- a CDS encoding NAD(P)-dependent oxidoreductase: MPWLSPFTPEESTCIAEFARFGKQAAPRQRILQLRQHKRGSREMKVAFIGLGTMGMHMAVNLRKAGHDVYAYNRTRSKAEAFVTSGGTLVESPREGAEQADFVLTCVSMPEDVEEVFLGEAGAIHGSRAGQVFVDHSTIDPATAKRVGAALAEKQIQFIDAPISGGPMGAEAGTLAIMAGGEAEAFARAEPLFQAMGENIFHVGPLGAGSVVKLQNQLLVGINLAGIVEAMVLGAKNGVDPATSYQVLGTAMGDSRMLHRAMPDFILKRNFDPAFAIKLLVKDLRLATQLGQQASVRLLISNLTQLVYEEAIAQGLADEDQTAVVKPLEDLAHVEVGKA; the protein is encoded by the coding sequence TTGCCTTGGCTCTCACCGTTTACTCCGGAGGAGAGTACATGTATAGCGGAATTCGCAAGATTCGGGAAGCAAGCAGCGCCAAGGCAACGCATTCTCCAACTTAGACAACATAAAAGGGGTTCACGTGAAATGAAGGTAGCCTTTATCGGTCTCGGCACGATGGGCATGCACATGGCGGTCAATCTGCGCAAGGCCGGCCATGATGTTTACGCGTACAACCGCACGCGCAGCAAGGCGGAGGCATTCGTCACATCAGGCGGCACGCTGGTAGAAAGCCCACGGGAAGGCGCAGAGCAAGCCGACTTCGTGCTCACCTGCGTTTCGATGCCGGAAGACGTAGAAGAGGTCTTCCTGGGAGAGGCAGGCGCTATTCACGGATCGCGTGCGGGACAGGTGTTCGTGGACCATAGCACCATAGATCCCGCCACCGCCAAACGTGTCGGTGCCGCGCTTGCGGAGAAGCAGATTCAATTCATCGATGCGCCGATTAGCGGCGGCCCGATGGGGGCCGAGGCCGGCACGCTGGCTATCATGGCGGGAGGCGAGGCGGAAGCCTTTGCCAGAGCCGAGCCGCTCTTTCAGGCTATGGGTGAGAACATCTTCCACGTCGGTCCGCTGGGCGCCGGCTCCGTGGTAAAGCTGCAAAACCAACTACTCGTTGGCATAAACCTGGCCGGCATTGTTGAAGCAATGGTGCTCGGCGCCAAGAACGGCGTAGATCCTGCAACATCCTACCAAGTGCTGGGAACCGCAATGGGCGACAGCCGCATGCTGCACCGCGCAATGCCGGACTTTATCCTGAAGCGTAACTTTGACCCGGCATTCGCCATCAAGCTGCTTGTGAAAGACCTGCGGCTGGCCACGCAACTCGGCCAGCAGGCGAGTGTAAGGCTGCTCATTAGCAACCTCACGCAACTCGTCTACGAAGAGGCAATCGCGCAAGGACTGGCCGACGAAGATCAAACGGCCGTGGTCAAGCCCCTGGAAGACCTGGCACACGTGGAGGTAGGCAAGGCGTGA
- a CDS encoding Ldh family oxidoreductase, giving the protein MSAPRKGADASPTPAAQRIPALRLEQFARDVLVHEGIPPQHAEQSARHLVLCDLRGVESHGITRLSALAQRIRNGVVNASPSIHVERQRAASALVNGDNGLGVPVSTYATQSAIRLAQEQGIGSVGVHNSNHFGMAADYALQMAEAGCLGIVTTNSSPAMVPWGAAKKFLGTNPICFGAPTQGPPLILDMATSVVAMGHVVLAEKRGQSIPDSWAVGPDGLPTTDPTRARQGGARPLADYKGSGLALMVEIFTSLLTGAPLGVHAAGFFSDMTRPADVAHLFIAIDIAAFVDAQSFEERMQALLTEMRELPLAPGFDRVTLPGEIEQECRQDREANGIPLDPAVLADLQQLATQTGVALTV; this is encoded by the coding sequence GTGAGCGCGCCTCGCAAAGGCGCGGACGCATCGCCAACCCCCGCCGCGCAGCGTATTCCAGCACTACGTCTAGAGCAGTTTGCGCGGGACGTGCTTGTGCATGAAGGCATCCCGCCACAGCATGCGGAGCAATCGGCGCGGCACCTCGTGCTCTGCGATCTGCGCGGGGTTGAAAGTCACGGCATCACGCGCCTCTCCGCGCTGGCGCAGCGCATACGCAATGGCGTCGTCAACGCCAGTCCCAGCATCCACGTCGAACGCCAACGCGCCGCCTCCGCGTTGGTAAATGGCGACAACGGGCTGGGCGTGCCGGTCAGCACGTATGCCACGCAATCGGCGATCCGCCTCGCCCAAGAGCAGGGCATTGGCAGCGTAGGAGTTCACAATAGCAACCACTTCGGCATGGCAGCCGATTACGCGCTGCAAATGGCGGAGGCCGGTTGCCTCGGTATCGTGACGACCAACTCAAGCCCGGCCATGGTGCCCTGGGGCGCGGCGAAGAAATTCCTGGGCACCAACCCCATCTGCTTTGGCGCGCCGACCCAGGGCCCACCGCTCATTTTGGACATGGCAACGAGCGTTGTGGCCATGGGACACGTGGTCCTCGCGGAAAAGCGCGGTCAATCCATTCCGGATTCATGGGCGGTCGGACCCGACGGCCTGCCCACCACCGACCCGACGCGCGCCAGGCAGGGCGGAGCGCGTCCGCTGGCAGACTACAAAGGTTCCGGACTTGCGTTGATGGTCGAGATATTCACGTCTCTCCTTACCGGCGCGCCCCTGGGCGTGCATGCCGCGGGGTTCTTTAGCGATATGACACGGCCCGCCGACGTCGCCCACCTCTTCATCGCAATCGATATCGCAGCATTCGTGGATGCTCAATCGTTCGAGGAGCGGATGCAAGCGCTCTTGACCGAGATGCGGGAGCTGCCGCTGGCGCCGGGATTCGACCGCGTTACCCTGCCGGGTGAAATTGAACAAGAGTGCAGGCAAGATCGGGAAGCAAACGGCATCCCGCTTGACCCCGCCGTGCTTGCCGACCTCCAGCAACTTGCCACACAAACGGGTGTCGCGCTCACAGTTTGA
- a CDS encoding exonuclease domain-containing protein, whose amino-acid sequence MALPAFERQVLVERAFRILDEGASEMDIAPLARAAMQLNGELPAALLRLIEEKLSADGRFVQNAAGNWGLAHWQQDTEELLTSQVFVVLDVETTGGIAGRHRIIELGAVRVCNGEEIARFNSLVNPGQRVSKRIWQLTGISDDMLCDAPTAGPVLDELYAFIDHVPVVGHNIASDLSFLRNEALWTKRRPLANLTIDTVLMGARLLPELKRPSLERMARHFGLNDAPKHRALIDARVTAQCFARLIDQVPPEHNTSMRAFLDWLESGQGHRLPAHRSALQAQIRLLPALPGIYIFRDSDGAVLYVGKSKSLQRRVRSHLANPDRLFDGMIERLDRIDVEVTGSEFEALLREAQIIQELQPVYNVQQQYRPVQPYVRVWRSQKAGIKVQTSNRLRPDDSAYFGPYRNRAAASWSARVARRLLSAAADLSAQDQANMVFQFLSEGPAAVVSHWQAREAPAADAALQVLRRLRAHHRPLSGGFAGHTILLIYPADPPGKIHLFFVRNGQMLGQETIGPATETVLVDSLHGFFAHYLSLPDNAASADTIRHFILQWVYQHRDDPAVIPIDPTCVHVAMAAASQRLERLGVVEPTTTGGSGDMQGTMLG is encoded by the coding sequence ATGGCACTCCCAGCATTTGAACGACAGGTTCTTGTCGAACGCGCCTTTCGTATTTTGGATGAAGGCGCGAGCGAGATGGACATTGCGCCGCTCGCGCGAGCCGCTATGCAATTGAACGGCGAGTTGCCCGCCGCTTTGCTGCGCCTTATCGAAGAGAAGCTCAGCGCCGACGGTCGCTTCGTACAAAACGCTGCGGGTAACTGGGGTTTGGCGCACTGGCAGCAAGACACTGAAGAGCTACTCACGTCGCAGGTTTTCGTGGTGCTCGATGTCGAGACCACCGGCGGCATCGCGGGCCGCCATCGCATCATCGAGCTTGGCGCAGTGCGCGTGTGCAATGGGGAGGAGATTGCTCGCTTTAACTCGCTGGTAAACCCCGGGCAGCGCGTAAGCAAGCGCATCTGGCAACTTACCGGCATTAGCGATGACATGCTCTGCGACGCGCCCACGGCGGGCCCGGTGCTCGATGAACTGTACGCCTTTATCGACCATGTACCGGTTGTGGGTCACAATATCGCCTCCGACCTCAGCTTTCTGCGCAACGAGGCGCTTTGGACAAAGCGTCGGCCACTTGCCAATCTGACGATCGATACGGTGCTCATGGGCGCACGACTCCTCCCGGAGCTTAAGCGGCCGAGCCTGGAACGAATGGCGCGGCACTTCGGCCTGAATGATGCGCCTAAGCACCGCGCGCTCATCGATGCCCGCGTGACCGCCCAGTGTTTTGCACGGTTAATCGACCAGGTTCCTCCCGAACACAACACGAGTATGCGAGCGTTCTTGGATTGGCTGGAAAGCGGCCAGGGGCACCGCCTGCCCGCTCACCGTTCCGCACTGCAGGCGCAAATCCGGCTGCTGCCCGCACTTCCCGGCATCTATATCTTTCGGGATAGCGATGGTGCCGTGCTCTATGTGGGCAAGTCCAAGTCGCTGCAACGGCGGGTGCGCAGCCACCTCGCGAACCCCGACCGACTCTTCGACGGCATGATCGAGCGGCTTGACCGCATAGACGTTGAGGTCACCGGCTCCGAGTTCGAGGCGCTGCTCCGCGAAGCGCAGATCATTCAGGAATTGCAGCCGGTCTACAACGTGCAGCAGCAGTATCGCCCCGTGCAGCCATACGTCCGCGTTTGGCGCAGCCAGAAGGCAGGTATCAAAGTTCAAACGAGCAATCGGCTGCGGCCGGACGACTCGGCATACTTTGGGCCCTACCGCAACCGCGCGGCGGCAAGCTGGAGTGCGCGCGTGGCGCGTCGTCTGCTTTCTGCCGCAGCCGATCTTTCGGCACAAGACCAAGCGAACATGGTGTTTCAGTTCTTGTCGGAAGGTCCGGCAGCCGTGGTGTCACACTGGCAGGCCCGGGAGGCGCCTGCTGCGGACGCGGCGCTGCAAGTTCTGCGCCGGCTGCGCGCACACCACCGCCCGCTCTCAGGAGGATTCGCCGGTCACACCATCCTGCTTATCTATCCGGCGGATCCGCCGGGCAAGATTCATCTCTTCTTCGTCCGCAACGGCCAAATGCTGGGACAGGAGACCATTGGGCCGGCGACGGAAACGGTCCTGGTGGATTCGCTGCACGGGTTCTTTGCCCACTACCTCTCGTTGCCCGATAACGCAGCCTCTGCTGACACCATTCGCCACTTCATTCTGCAATGGGTGTACCAGCACCGCGATGATCCCGCAGTCATCCCGATCGACCCAACGTGCGTGCATGTCGCAATGGCAGCGGCAAGCCAGCGCCTGGAGCGCTTGGGCGTGGTAGAGCCAACCACAACCGGCGGCTCAGGAGACATGCAAGGGACGATGCTTGGCTAG